GCTCCGGCCGGCAAGCCGGGCGCCCGCAGTCAGCGCATCGGAAGGGCACAACAGCAAAAAGCCCCGCATCCGCGGGGCTTTTCTCTTGATGGGACTTCGTCGAACGCTACGAGCTCAGCGCTGGCCGCGCGCCTGGGCGCGGGCGCTGCCGGTCTTCTCGGCCTCCCAGGCCTGGTACTGCTTGAACAGCGCCTCGCGGTCGGCCTCGCTCGGCATCGCCCTGCCGGCGCTGCTCTGCTTCAGGAAGTCATCGAAGCGGTCGCGCTGTGCGCCTTCCATGGCGTGGCTCTCCAGCCATTTGCTGGCGGACGGCAGCCGCTGCCAGCCGGCGAGCGGCGCCGACAGCGAAACCTCCTTCCACTTCGGATGGAACGGCGGATTCTGGAATGCCGGGAATTTGGTGAAGAAGGCGTCGACGAAGGTCGCGAGCTTGCGATAGCGGTCGGTGTTCGGCGCCCAATTATAGGCGGCGAGCACGGCCGGCACCGCGATCGTGTCGACCTTCTCGCCCTCGGCGATCAGGTTCGGGTAGTCCTTCGCCGTCAGGGTCGCCGGCAGATAGTCGGTCTGCAGCGGTCGATCGTAGTCGACGTTGACGAGATGGAAGCGGCCGTCGTTCACGAAGGTCGAGACCGACTTGTAGGGCTTGCCGCCGACCACGATGACGGCATCGAGCTCGCCGCGCTTCAGCTTCTCCATCGCGATGCGCTGCTCGATGTAGGCGAAGTTGGCGCGCAGGCCAAGGCGCTCGAACACCGTCAGCGCCGTGACGAAGGTGCCGCCATTCGGCAGGTCGACGCTGACGCGGCGGCCCTCGAGATCACGCAGGTTGCGCACCGCGCGCGGCGCGATCACCTGCATCTCTTCATTGTAGAGCTTGGTGACGTAGGTGAACTGCCGCTTGATGTCCTTGGCGAAACCCTTGCGCTCGAGGTAGTCGAGCGTATCGGCGCGGACGACGCCGAGATCGACGCCCTGCAGGAACAGGATGTCGGCCACGCTCTGCACCGAGCCGCGGCCGACGATCGGCAGGACGCGCAGATTGTTGCCGTCGTCGAGCAGCGAGGCCAGATCGGCGCCGAACTGCACATAGGTGCCGCCAATGGTGCCGGTGATGAGCGTCACCGTGTTGGCGTTCAGCGCCTGCTTGGTCTGCACCGAGCCGAACTGGAAGATCGCCTTGAGGCTGTCGCTCACCTTGGCGGGGTCGAACTCGCCTTCCTCGGCGTGGGCAGCGAAACCGCACGCAATCATCATTGCGGCCAGGGCCGCTCCAACAAGACGTCGCATCTGTCCCCCTTGATCTAAGGCTGGCACATGTTTGCGAGCCGGAACGCGGGCAGCGCCAAGTCTCGCCTAGCATCGCCCATGAACAGACTCGAAAA
This region of Bradyrhizobium sp. SZCCHNS1050 genomic DNA includes:
- a CDS encoding TAXI family TRAP transporter solute-binding subunit yields the protein MRRLVGAALAAMMIACGFAAHAEEGEFDPAKVSDSLKAIFQFGSVQTKQALNANTVTLITGTIGGTYVQFGADLASLLDDGNNLRVLPIVGRGSVQSVADILFLQGVDLGVVRADTLDYLERKGFAKDIKRQFTYVTKLYNEEMQVIAPRAVRNLRDLEGRRVSVDLPNGGTFVTALTVFERLGLRANFAYIEQRIAMEKLKRGELDAVIVVGGKPYKSVSTFVNDGRFHLVNVDYDRPLQTDYLPATLTAKDYPNLIAEGEKVDTIAVPAVLAAYNWAPNTDRYRKLATFVDAFFTKFPAFQNPPFHPKWKEVSLSAPLAGWQRLPSASKWLESHAMEGAQRDRFDDFLKQSSAGRAMPSEADREALFKQYQAWEAEKTGSARAQARGQR